One Candidatus Zixiibacteriota bacterium genomic window, GGCATAGTGAGACGCATATAAGCTACCGTCTCCGGGTCATCGGTGTCATACCCTTCTTCGGGGATAATCACCAAACAGGGCCAAAGCGCTATCGTCTTGATCGAATCGAGAGCGTAGGCGCGAGGCAGATAAACCTGTTTGTGGATAGAGCCGCAAGTGCAGAGAGAAAAGCTGATTCCTGTTACCAGCAGCAGCAACAATCGCCTGGGCAACCTTTTCAGCATTTTTCTCCTCTTATCAAATAATTTTGATAGACCGGGATCCTCGTGATCCCGGTCTATACCAATGTGGTGTCGGATTAACGATCGCAACTCATAAGTCAGGTCCGCCTTCGTCTTCGGATCTGACGACGGGGGCTGCCGATTACATCCTCAGAATCGCTATAACTCAGCCCCCGCGAGCCGTGCAGTGGCGATGATCAAATCACGACCGCGCAGGATACCTGCCAGGTTACCTTCGCACACTACCGGAATGTTAATCAGGCGGTGCTCCACCAGCAGGTGGACCGCCTCCATCAACGGTGTGTTGACATCGACGAAGACCTGTTCCAGGATAAGTCCCTCGATCGTTTTATTCCCGAACAACTTGCTCTGAGCCAGCAACATTCCGGTGAAATAGGTCGCATAGGGGGAATGCCGCAGGGCGTCCGGAATCAGCAGGGTCAGTAAATCGGAAAAGCGGATCATCCCCAGGAATTTTTCCTTCCGGTCGTATACTAAAGCCGAACGCACCTGGCCGTATATCGAATCGGGAGGAATCGGTTTGCGATAGGCCTCGGCGATTGCTTTTAACACCGAGGTCAACGGTTCATCGACATACACCTTGGGGTACAACTCCGGCGGCGCCATTAACTCGGAGATAGTCGGCTCCTTCATCAGGTCGGTCATCTCGCGCGACAGAAGCCCCCGGATACGTTCGCTCAATTGATCGACTTCGACCGGTTTTTGCAGGAAATCCACGATCTCCAGCCTGATACCGGCCAGAGCGGTGTTGAAATCACCGTGCCCGGTCAGCATGATAACCGGCAGGTCCGCTTCGCTTTTGCGTATTTCTTTGAGTGTCTCGATTCCGGACAGCCCGGGCATCATCTGATCCAGAATAACGATATCGAACTGATTGGCCTTGATCGTACGGAGACCTGCTTCGCCGTCCGGTGCTTCACTTACCTCGAAACCGCGCCGCGATAATCCCTGCGATATGGCCCTTCTGAAATCCGCCTCATCGTCGATGATAAGGAGCCGGATTTTGGTATCTTCTTTAGTCATAATAATTCTCTCCTTAGCATCAGCCGTTTAATAGGCTGTGAGACCGCTAAATCCGAGTATACTCCAGTAGAATATACTAACCAACAACAGGACGGCGAACGCAATAACCGTACAGATGATGCCCGCTCTCAGGAAATCCTTCGCCGTCAGATAACCGCTCGAATAAACGATTGCATTCGGCGGCGTGCCTATCACCAGCAAATAAGCCATGGATGAAGCACAAGCCGTGGCCATGCCCATGAACGGAACCAAAGTTGTTCCGGGATTGGAGACCGCCGCCATGGAGAGGGTGATCGGTCCCACCGAAGCCGCCGCCGGTCCGTCCGCCATCAGGTTGGTCATGAACACCGTCACACCGCTTCCGGCTGCGAGCAAAGCAGTCCCGGAGGCGATCCCAATCGAGGCCAGCCCTTCCACGATCGAACGTGCGATCCAATAAGCCGCGCCGGTCTGATCGAGCGCCCGACCGAACACGATCGCCCCGGCGTACAGCCAGACCACGCCCCAGTCGACTTTTTCATGATAGTCGCGCCAGTTGACGATCCCGGTCAGCAGATAAGCCACCGCTCCGGCCACAGCGATCACACCGATTCCCAGACGGATACCCGTCAGGTCGAGAATCAGGTTTTTCTCGGTGACCCAGCCCAGGAACATCAGGACGAAAATTACCACCGCTATGATCTGCTGCCGATTCCATCCGCCCATGTGTTCGATGTCTTTCTTGAGCGCCGTCATCGCCGGTCGCAGGTCGCTGATTTTCGGCTTGAAGACGCGATTGAGTGTGAACCAGGTAATCGGCATCATCACCAGCACGAACGGCATGCCGTAGATCATCCATTGACCATAACCGATGGAAAGCCCGAACATGTCCTCCATGTAGGTCATCATGATCACGTTGCGAGCGCCTCCCGACGGTGAACCGAAGCCGCCGATATTGCAGGCCATGGCGATCGTGATCATCAGCAGTTTGGCCAGTTCGTTGTCTTCCGGATTAGTTTTCGAGAGACTGTTGCTGTAGAGCACGATCCCGATCGGCAGGAAGATCGCCGCCAAAGCATGATCGGAAATGAACGATGCTGCCGGCGAAATAACCAGGATCATGATCGCCGTCACCCAGGCCACGCTCGGTTTGGCCAGACGTCTGAAGATCATCAGGCAGATGCGTTTATCAACTCCCGTCTTCACGAACGCGGCCGCGAACATCAAACTGCCCATGATAAACCAGACGGCGTCGGACCAGTAAAGCTGGGCGATCTCGCTACGCCCCACGATTCCCGAAAAGACCAGGATCAGACCTATACAAAACGCTACCCCCGGAAGCGGCATCGCTTCGGTCATGAAACAGACAACGACGAACGCGACCATGGCGATACAGACGAGGATATGCTTTGCCCATTCATCGACTCGTTTTTTCTGCTTATCGGTGAGCATGTCATAGCTCAGTTTGTCGTAGCGAAGGGCTCGCGCCTGAGCCAGCAGCCCGTCAACTTCGGCCTTCTCCATTGCCCCGATAAATTCCTGAAATTTCGAGAAATGGCTTTCATCGAAACTCAGGCCCATGTTCTTGAAATCCTTCGGTTTTTTCTTGAGCAGTGTCTCTTTCTTTGACGCCCCCTGCATCATTACACCATTCATAGCCTCGACGGTGAACATCTGCCATTGTTCCACGTCCTGGAATGGTGTGGTAAAAATCTCCTTAGCCAGGAAATCCTCCACACATTCCCGACCTACCGAGTATTCCACGGCCACATCCAGCATGCTGGCCGGAATCGGCAGCAACAGAATCACCACGAAAAGGCCAATTGCAATGGAGAAGCGCTTGTAATCGATATATCGATCGTAAGCGCTGATCTTAGCCTTCAGTTTCTCGCCCATGCCTTATTACTCCTGGTTGAACTCCTCAAATCCCAACATCATTGCCTGATTCGATTCCCGGTCAGTCGGTGTACCGCCGACGGATTTCATCGATCAATTCGCGTTGCTGGGCCTCAATGAACTGCTGCCGTTGCTTATAGAGCCGGCGGATTGTTTCCACCAACTGTCCTATATCCGGCGGTTTCTTGAGATACTCGCTGGCCCCCAGCTTCACCCCTTCCATTGCGGCCGACACCGAAGGATGCCCCGAGAGGAGAATCACCTGGATACTCGGATGTTTCTCCTTTACCTGCTTCAATACCTCAATGCCGTCCATCCCCGGCATCTTGACATCCAGTACCATGACATCGACCAGTTCTTCCTGCAACAATTCGAGCGCTCGAGGTCCATTGTCCGCCGTGAGGCAATGCATCTTACGTCTGCGGAACAGGCGTTGAAGCGAATCCAGTAGCTCTGTTTCGTCGTCGACCAGCAACACACTGATCCCTTCGGCGTCGCCGCCGGCGTTGTCGTCTTTGTCTTCGACCACGTTATTCTGTGCGGCCTTTTCGACTGCCTTGAGAATCTTCTGCGCCAGTTCTTCCATCTCGACCGGTTTGGCGAGATAGTCGGCGATACCCTGCTTCGAGGTATCGAACGCATCGTTGACCGAGGGATGCCCGGTTAAAATTATTACCGGAAGGCTCGGGAAACGATTGTTGATCTGGCTGAACACCTCGAGGCCGTCGATGTCAGGCATTTTAACGTCCAGCACGACCACGTCGAACGTCTGTTGCGCTAGTTTATCCAGCGCCGTTACGCCGTTGGGCGCGACGGTGACGTTGAATCCGCGCCGGGTCAGTGCCTGCGACGTCGCCAGGAGAAACTCCTCCTCGTCGTCGACCAGCAGCAGTTGCACCGGCTGTTTGTTTGAATTCATGCTATCTATTCTCCAACTTGTTGGTTCAGTCTTGCTTTTGATAAGCGAGGATGAGTCGCACTGCCGTACCGACACCCATCTCGCTGCTGATTTCTATTTCACCGCCCCAGGAACGCACGATGCCGTAACAGACCGAGAGCCCCAGCCCGGTTCCTTTGCCGACCGGTTTGGTCGTGTAAAAAGGCTCCAGTACCCGGTCGAGATCCTCTGGTGGAATGCCCGTTCCGGTGTCGGCGACTTCGATTAAAACCCGGTCGATATCGAGCGCCGCACGAATCGTGATCGTCCCGCCGTTGGGCATGGCATCGAAAGCGTTATTGATCAGGTTCACGATCACCTGTTCGATTTCGATCTGATCGGCCATGACCGGCGGCAGCCCCTCTTCCAGATAAAGCTCGATGCCGATGTTGCGTAGACCGGCCTGGCGCTCCATGAGACCCTTGATTTCCTTCAATCGTGGAGCCAGTTCGGTCGGTTCTACGTGCGACTCCTTGCTGCGCCCGAACTGGAGCAGTTTCTGGGTGATCGCTCCGCATCGTCGCACCTGATTGAGGCAACGCCGAACCGACTCCATCGCCTGTTCCAGATCCTCCTTGCCGGAGTTGGGATCGCTGAGAATGTCGTTGATGTTGGTTTGCTCGGCGCTGATGATTGCCAGCGGATTGTTGATTTCATGAGCCAGGCCGGTGGTCAGTTCGCCGATCGAGGCTAACTTGGCCGACCTCACGAAAGCTCGCGAAATCTCCTCCCGCTCCGCCGTCACCCGGTCGATCTGACGAGTCAGATGCCAGGTCGCCAGAACCGTCGTTAATATCAGAATCACGAACGCCGCCAGCACCACATAAGCCCCCCGTGCGATGGCCTGATCCACCGGCGCCCGTACCGTTGCCACGTCCTGCTGCACCACCAGCAGCCAGCGGTTGTCGTTGATCCAGGTCATTACCCGAATGAACTCATGACCGTCGGTTTTAACTCGCGTATCCTGTAAACCGGGGAAAACCGTCAGGTCCTCCAACGAAGAGGAGTCGAGCAACTGTCCTCCGGGAGGAGTGGTCTGATAGCGTCCGCTTCGATTCACGATAAACACTTCGCTGCTGTCGGCCTGAAACTGAGCCTTGACCATCTCATCGAATTGAGCGCTGTTCACCGTTGCCCTGATAACCCAGGTTCGACCGTCCTTAGAGGCTCGAACCGCGATTACACAATGCGGCACCTGCCGATAGCCTAAAAACATG contains:
- a CDS encoding response regulator, which gives rise to MTKEDTKIRLLIIDDEADFRRAISQGLSRRGFEVSEAPDGEAGLRTIKANQFDIVILDQMMPGLSGIETLKEIRKSEADLPVIMLTGHGDFNTALAGIRLEIVDFLQKPVEVDQLSERIRGLLSREMTDLMKEPTISELMAPPELYPKVYVDEPLTSVLKAIAEAYRKPIPPDSIYGQVRSALVYDRKEKFLGMIRFSDLLTLLIPDALRHSPYATYFTGMLLAQSKLFGNKTIEGLILEQVFVDVNTPLMEAVHLLVEHRLINIPVVCEGNLAGILRGRDLIIATARLAGAEL
- a CDS encoding DASS family sodium-coupled anion symporter: MGEKLKAKISAYDRYIDYKRFSIAIGLFVVILLLPIPASMLDVAVEYSVGRECVEDFLAKEIFTTPFQDVEQWQMFTVEAMNGVMMQGASKKETLLKKKPKDFKNMGLSFDESHFSKFQEFIGAMEKAEVDGLLAQARALRYDKLSYDMLTDKQKKRVDEWAKHILVCIAMVAFVVVCFMTEAMPLPGVAFCIGLILVFSGIVGRSEIAQLYWSDAVWFIMGSLMFAAAFVKTGVDKRICLMIFRRLAKPSVAWVTAIMILVISPAASFISDHALAAIFLPIGIVLYSNSLSKTNPEDNELAKLLMITIAMACNIGGFGSPSGGARNVIMMTYMEDMFGLSIGYGQWMIYGMPFVLVMMPITWFTLNRVFKPKISDLRPAMTALKKDIEHMGGWNRQQIIAVVIFVLMFLGWVTEKNLILDLTGIRLGIGVIAVAGAVAYLLTGIVNWRDYHEKVDWGVVWLYAGAIVFGRALDQTGAAYWIARSIVEGLASIGIASGTALLAAGSGVTVFMTNLMADGPAAASVGPITLSMAAVSNPGTTLVPFMGMATACASSMAYLLVIGTPPNAIVYSSGYLTAKDFLRAGIICTVIAFAVLLLVSIFYWSILGFSGLTAY
- a CDS encoding response regulator, which codes for MNSNKQPVQLLLVDDEEEFLLATSQALTRRGFNVTVAPNGVTALDKLAQQTFDVVVLDVKMPDIDGLEVFSQINNRFPSLPVIILTGHPSVNDAFDTSKQGIADYLAKPVEMEELAQKILKAVEKAAQNNVVEDKDDNAGGDAEGISVLLVDDETELLDSLQRLFRRRKMHCLTADNGPRALELLQEELVDVMVLDVKMPGMDGIEVLKQVKEKHPSIQVILLSGHPSVSAAMEGVKLGASEYLKKPPDIGQLVETIRRLYKQRQQFIEAQQRELIDEIRRRYTD
- a CDS encoding ATP-binding protein; the encoded protein is MTDNDKQPFIARVTQGYRSLKWRIVAVLLAAAMLPLLLAGFGSWEVFGDLLEQKSSELLRRSVQHNADAIESHLAGRRQLLQSIATNHSLAELKKTDRLQELFANLNEITDNGFVDLGVIDQTGDHLAYVGPYDLKTRNYRDADWFREVLARGHYVSDMFLGYRQVPHCVIAVRASKDGRTWVIRATVNSAQFDEMVKAQFQADSSEVFIVNRSGRYQTTPPGGQLLDSSSLEDLTVFPGLQDTRVKTDGHEFIRVMTWINDNRWLLVVQQDVATVRAPVDQAIARGAYVVLAAFVILILTTVLATWHLTRQIDRVTAEREEISRAFVRSAKLASIGELTTGLAHEINNPLAIISAEQTNINDILSDPNSGKEDLEQAMESVRRCLNQVRRCGAITQKLLQFGRSKESHVEPTELAPRLKEIKGLMERQAGLRNIGIELYLEEGLPPVMADQIEIEQVIVNLINNAFDAMPNGGTITIRAALDIDRVLIEVADTGTGIPPEDLDRVLEPFYTTKPVGKGTGLGLSVCYGIVRSWGGEIEISSEMGVGTAVRLILAYQKQD